In one window of Streptomyces sp. NBC_01224 DNA:
- the idi gene encoding isopentenyl-diphosphate Delta-isomerase yields the protein MPTTPATAANSSSNGTAEAIMLELVDENGTTIGTAEKLAAHQPPGQLHRAFSVFLFDEQGRLLLQRRALGKYHSPGVWSNTCCGHPYPGEAPFAAAARRTYEELGVSPSLLAEAGTVRYNHPDPASGLVEQEFNHLFVGMAQDQLHPDPEEVGETAFVTADELTEQHARAPFSAWFMTVLDAARPAIRELTGPSAGW from the coding sequence ATGCCGACCACACCAGCCACCGCGGCGAACAGCTCGTCGAACGGCACAGCAGAAGCGATCATGCTCGAACTGGTCGATGAGAACGGCACCACCATCGGTACGGCGGAGAAGCTCGCCGCCCATCAGCCGCCCGGTCAACTGCACCGGGCCTTCTCGGTGTTCCTCTTCGACGAGCAGGGCAGGCTGCTGCTGCAGCGCCGCGCGCTCGGCAAGTACCACTCCCCCGGTGTCTGGTCGAACACCTGTTGCGGCCATCCCTACCCGGGTGAGGCGCCCTTCGCCGCCGCCGCCCGGCGTACGTACGAGGAGCTGGGGGTCTCTCCCTCCCTGCTGGCGGAGGCGGGCACGGTCCGCTACAACCACCCCGACCCGGCCTCCGGCCTGGTGGAGCAGGAGTTCAACCATCTCTTCGTGGGAATGGCGCAGGACCAGTTGCACCCGGACCCGGAGGAAGTCGGCGAGACCGCGTTCGTGACAGCCGACGAGCTGACCGAGCAGCATGCCCGGGCGCCGTTCTCGGCCTGGTTCATGACCGTGCTGGATGCCGCACGACCGGCGATCAGGGAGCTGACCGGACCGTCCGCCGGCTGGTAG
- a CDS encoding enoyl-CoA hydratase/isomerase family protein, translating into MDRTEPRLEHTVAGGVATVVISNPAKRNAMTAAMWSALPALLERLAADPAVRVLVLTGAGDTFCAGADISSLRDPAGDPQALAVAAEEALAAFPRPTLAAVRGYCVGGGSQLAAACDLRFAEEGASFGVTPAKLGIVYAASSTRRLVALIGPAAAKHLLFSGELIDTARALRTGLVDEVLPAGELDKRVDSYVRTLAARSQLTQAAAKEFATGREDRDAYWAEQARRSGDTAEGVAAFLERRAPRFTWTTGS; encoded by the coding sequence ATGGACCGTACGGAACCCCGGCTGGAGCACACCGTCGCGGGCGGTGTCGCCACTGTCGTCATCAGCAACCCCGCCAAACGCAATGCGATGACGGCCGCGATGTGGAGCGCGCTGCCCGCTCTGCTGGAGCGGCTGGCCGCCGACCCTGCGGTCCGGGTGCTCGTGCTGACGGGCGCCGGCGACACCTTCTGTGCCGGTGCGGACATCTCCTCGCTCCGGGATCCGGCGGGCGATCCGCAGGCACTCGCCGTGGCGGCCGAGGAGGCGCTGGCCGCCTTCCCCAGGCCGACGCTGGCGGCGGTCCGCGGCTACTGCGTGGGCGGCGGCAGCCAGCTCGCGGCCGCCTGCGATCTGCGGTTCGCCGAGGAGGGTGCGTCGTTCGGCGTGACACCGGCCAAGCTCGGGATCGTGTACGCCGCGTCGTCGACCCGGCGGCTGGTGGCGCTGATCGGGCCGGCCGCCGCGAAGCATCTGCTGTTCTCCGGCGAGCTGATCGACACCGCACGGGCGCTGCGGACCGGTCTGGTGGACGAGGTGCTGCCGGCCGGTGAGCTGGACAAGCGGGTCGACTCGTACGTACGGACCCTGGCAGCGCGCTCGCAGCTGACGCAGGCGGCAGCGAAGGAGTTCGCCACAGGCCGCGAGGACCGGGACGCCTACTGGGCGGAGCAGGCGCGGCGCAGCGGCGACACCGCGGAGGGTGTCGCCGCGTTCCTGGAGCGGCGCGCGCCGCGCTTCACCTGGACGACGGGGTCGTGA
- a CDS encoding bifunctional class I SAM-dependent methyltransferase/N-acetyltransferase — protein sequence MTDNDHAVRSEAFFSLHHKLPRQSPGSDATTRRLLGLTGPLPRRPRVLDLGCGPGRAALLLAAEAGAEVTAVDLHEPFLDELREAAEARGLGDRIDTVRADMAELSGPDFPDGSFDLVWAEGAAYIIGFDTALRDWKRLLAPGGSLVVSECVWTTDAPTDEARAFWEQQTSLRPVAANTAAAVAAGYHVLGVRVQPDSDWDEYYVPLAERVEAADTSAPGMEWALAASREELAMRRDHGTEYGYACYVLRPADPRWTTRPETAADIEAVHTVNAAAFPTPDEATLVDALRTDPAAWLPGLGYVALDGPDGDIAAYALLTRCRVGDAPALALAPVATAPDRQRQGAGQAVVRAALDAARLRGESLVLVLGHPEYYTKFGFVPASRYGIRPGFDVPDEAMMALVLDDSVPVPQGTIRYPAAFGV from the coding sequence TTGACCGACAATGATCACGCCGTCCGCTCCGAGGCGTTCTTCTCCCTGCACCACAAGCTGCCCCGACAGAGCCCCGGATCCGATGCCACCACCCGGCGGCTGCTGGGGCTCACCGGCCCGTTGCCGCGCCGTCCGCGCGTCCTGGATCTGGGCTGCGGGCCCGGCCGCGCCGCACTGCTGCTCGCCGCCGAGGCGGGCGCCGAGGTGACCGCCGTCGATCTCCACGAGCCGTTCCTCGACGAATTGCGCGAGGCGGCCGAGGCCCGTGGGCTCGGCGACCGTATCGATACGGTCCGGGCCGACATGGCCGAGCTCTCCGGTCCCGACTTCCCGGACGGGTCGTTCGATCTCGTCTGGGCCGAGGGGGCCGCGTACATCATCGGTTTCGACACCGCTCTGCGTGACTGGAAGCGGCTGCTCGCCCCGGGCGGCTCCCTCGTCGTCAGCGAGTGCGTCTGGACGACGGACGCGCCGACGGACGAAGCCCGCGCCTTCTGGGAGCAGCAAACCTCGCTGCGCCCCGTGGCGGCCAACACCGCGGCAGCCGTGGCGGCCGGCTACCACGTCCTCGGGGTTCGGGTGCAGCCCGACAGCGACTGGGACGAGTACTACGTCCCGCTCGCCGAGCGTGTCGAGGCCGCCGACACGTCGGCTCCCGGTATGGAGTGGGCGCTCGCGGCGAGCCGCGAGGAGCTGGCCATGCGGCGCGACCACGGTACGGAGTACGGCTACGCCTGCTACGTACTGCGCCCCGCCGATCCACGCTGGACGACCCGGCCGGAGACGGCGGCGGACATCGAGGCCGTACACACGGTCAACGCCGCCGCGTTCCCGACGCCGGACGAAGCCACTCTCGTCGACGCGCTGCGCACCGATCCGGCGGCCTGGCTGCCCGGCCTCGGGTACGTCGCGCTGGATGGCCCGGACGGCGACATCGCGGCGTACGCGCTGCTGACCCGGTGCCGGGTCGGGGACGCGCCGGCGCTCGCGCTGGCCCCGGTGGCGACGGCCCCGGACCGTCAGCGGCAGGGTGCCGGACAGGCCGTGGTGCGGGCCGCGCTCGACGCGGCCCGGCTGCGGGGCGAGTCGCTCGTCCTGGTACTCGGTCATCCCGAGTACTACACGAAGTTCGGTTTCGTACCGGCGTCCCGGTACGGGATCCGGCCGGGCTTCGACGTCCCGGACGAAGCGATGATGGCCCTGGTGCTCGACGACTCCGTGCCGGTGCCGCAGGGCACGATCCGTTACCCGGCGGCTTTCGGCGTCTGA
- a CDS encoding ATP-binding protein, with translation MESRGSVPARPVSYEGVWRFTAPAVDVSVPQARHAVRDLLNRQGVPMDDDIAEGLLLIVSELVTNAVKHAALLSPELAVEVAVGAEWVRVSVEDNHPYRPTALETDYAQTGGRGLLLVREITREAGGACDVEHTAGGGKIIWAALPLRPQL, from the coding sequence ATGGAGAGCCGCGGGAGTGTCCCCGCCCGGCCCGTGTCGTACGAGGGAGTCTGGCGGTTCACCGCCCCGGCCGTGGACGTCTCCGTACCGCAGGCCAGGCACGCTGTACGCGATCTGCTGAACCGCCAGGGCGTGCCGATGGACGACGACATCGCCGAGGGCCTGCTGCTCATCGTCTCCGAGCTGGTCACCAACGCCGTGAAGCATGCCGCGCTGCTCTCGCCGGAACTCGCCGTCGAGGTGGCCGTCGGCGCGGAATGGGTCAGAGTGTCCGTCGAGGACAACCACCCCTACCGTCCGACGGCCCTTGAGACGGACTACGCGCAGACCGGCGGGCGCGGCCTGCTCCTGGTCCGGGAGATCACCCGGGAAGCGGGCGGCGCCTGCGATGTGGAACACACCGCAGGCGGCGGAAAGATCATCTGGGCGGCACTGCCGCTGCGCCCGCAGCTCTGA
- a CDS encoding SCO6745 family protein, producing MTTLPPRAGRRCHNAINPLHSTVYFSPDLGKELRELGIDDSNAAYFAARGAALGAVGPGTVTAAFYNFNHDLVARHLPAVWSVASPQAVLDARLRAADSTLRRLLGEEIITSPELAEAAGLALRAAEACTRHARPLYAAHADLPVPEQPHLAYWHAGTLLREHRGDGHLAALLAAGLDPVEALVSHTATGKGMSPRWVLATRGWRRSDWEEASERLRGRGLLDGEGELTAAGVALRADLEDATDRMDQAPYEHLGEEGVARLTELARGFLFTAASAGAFPADLIGKG from the coding sequence ATGACTACTCTGCCGCCGCGCGCCGGACGCCGCTGCCACAACGCCATCAACCCGTTGCACTCGACCGTCTACTTCTCCCCCGACCTCGGCAAGGAGCTCCGAGAGCTCGGCATCGACGACTCGAACGCCGCCTACTTCGCCGCGCGCGGGGCGGCTCTGGGCGCCGTCGGCCCCGGCACGGTCACCGCGGCCTTCTACAACTTCAACCACGACCTCGTCGCCCGGCACCTGCCCGCCGTATGGTCCGTCGCCTCGCCGCAGGCGGTCCTGGACGCCCGGCTGCGCGCAGCCGACTCCACGCTGCGCCGACTGCTGGGCGAGGAGATCATCACCTCCCCCGAATTGGCCGAGGCGGCCGGACTGGCGCTCCGCGCCGCCGAGGCGTGCACCCGACACGCCCGGCCGCTCTACGCCGCCCATGCCGATCTTCCGGTGCCCGAGCAGCCGCATCTGGCGTACTGGCACGCGGGGACGCTGCTGCGCGAACACCGCGGCGACGGCCATCTCGCAGCTCTCCTCGCTGCCGGTCTCGACCCGGTGGAGGCCCTGGTCAGCCACACGGCGACCGGCAAGGGAATGTCCCCGCGCTGGGTCCTCGCCACCCGCGGCTGGCGCCGTAGCGACTGGGAGGAGGCGTCCGAGCGGCTGCGCGGGCGTGGACTCCTGGACGGCGAGGGCGAATTGACAGCGGCGGGTGTCGCGCTGCGGGCGGATCTGGAGGACGCCACGGACCGGATGGACCAGGCCCCGTACGAGCATCTGGGCGAGGAGGGTGTGGCTCGGCTGACCGAGCTGGCGCGCGGATTCCTGTTCACGGCGGCCTCGGCGGGCGCATTCCCGGCCGACCTGATCGGCAAGGGCTGA
- a CDS encoding cation diffusion facilitator family transporter, whose protein sequence is MGAGHDHGHTHGGPPPTGTAAAAYKGRLRIALCITLTVMVIEIVGGLLADSLALIADAAHMATDALGLGMALLAIHFANRPAGLNRTFGFARAEILAALANCLLLLGVGGFLLLEAIQRFITPAETRGGLTIVFALVGMVANMVSLSLLLRGQKDSINVRGAYLEVLADTLGSFAVLISAGIILATGWQVADPIASLVIGLMIVPRTVKLLRETLNVLLEAAPKGVDMAEVRAHITALPGVLDVHDLHAWTITSGMPVLSAHVVVRQDMLDSIGHEKLLHELQGCLGVHFDVEHCTFQLEPSGHAEHEAKLCH, encoded by the coding sequence ATGGGGGCAGGGCACGACCACGGGCACACACACGGCGGGCCACCGCCCACCGGCACGGCAGCTGCCGCGTACAAGGGACGGCTGCGGATCGCGCTGTGCATCACGCTCACCGTGATGGTCATAGAGATCGTCGGGGGGCTGCTCGCCGACTCGCTCGCCCTGATCGCCGACGCGGCCCATATGGCGACCGACGCCCTGGGTCTGGGCATGGCACTGCTGGCGATCCACTTCGCCAACCGGCCGGCCGGGCTCAACCGAACCTTCGGCTTCGCACGCGCCGAGATCCTCGCCGCCCTGGCCAACTGTCTGCTGCTGCTCGGAGTGGGCGGCTTTCTGCTCCTCGAGGCGATCCAGCGCTTCATCACCCCGGCCGAGACCAGGGGCGGACTGACGATCGTCTTCGCCCTGGTCGGCATGGTCGCCAACATGGTCTCCCTGTCGCTGCTGCTCCGGGGCCAGAAGGACAGCATCAATGTGCGCGGCGCCTATCTGGAGGTGCTCGCGGACACGCTCGGCTCGTTCGCCGTGCTGATCTCGGCAGGAATCATCCTGGCCACGGGCTGGCAGGTCGCCGACCCGATCGCCTCGCTGGTGATCGGCCTGATGATCGTCCCCCGTACGGTGAAGCTGCTCAGAGAGACGCTCAATGTGCTGCTGGAGGCGGCGCCCAAGGGCGTCGACATGGCTGAGGTACGGGCCCACATCACCGCCCTGCCCGGAGTACTGGACGTCCATGACCTGCATGCCTGGACGATCACGTCGGGGATGCCGGTGCTCTCCGCCCATGTGGTGGTGCGCCAGGACATGCTCGATTCGATCGGTCACGAGAAGCTCCTCCATGAACTGCAGGGCTGTCTCGGTGTCCACTTCGACGTGGAGCACTGCACATTCCAGCTGGAGCCGAGCGGCCATGCCGAGCACGAGGCCAAGCTCTGTCACTGA
- a CDS encoding GlxA family transcriptional regulator, with protein sequence MTQRSVLVVLFDGVQSLDVTGPVEVFAGASRFPGAGYELRTASLDGAPVRTSSGLTLVPDGGLADAEPPHTLLVPGGEGTRTPDPALVDWLRDHAAHAERLVSVCTGALLLAAAGLLDGHRVTTHWTVCEHLARSYPAVEVDPDPIFVRDGRLATSAGVTAGIDLALALVEEDHGRDIALTVARHLVVFLRRPGNQAQFSVQLTAQTARREPLREVQHWITEHPGDDLSVEALAARARLSPRHFARAFQAETGLTPGRYVDRVRLEHARRLLEDTTDGVTGISRACGYGTPEAMRRAFTKALGTAPAEYRRRFWTQPAID encoded by the coding sequence ATGACGCAGCGATCCGTACTCGTCGTCCTCTTCGACGGCGTCCAGAGCCTCGATGTGACCGGCCCGGTGGAGGTCTTCGCCGGGGCCTCCCGCTTCCCCGGGGCCGGGTACGAACTGCGCACCGCCTCCCTCGACGGCGCTCCGGTCCGTACCAGCAGCGGCCTGACCCTCGTCCCGGACGGCGGCCTCGCCGACGCCGAACCGCCGCACACCCTCCTCGTCCCGGGCGGCGAGGGCACTCGAACCCCCGACCCGGCGCTCGTCGACTGGCTACGGGACCACGCCGCACACGCCGAACGGCTCGTCTCCGTCTGCACCGGTGCGCTGCTGCTCGCCGCGGCAGGACTGCTGGACGGGCATCGGGTGACCACGCACTGGACGGTCTGCGAGCACCTCGCCCGCAGCTACCCGGCGGTCGAGGTCGACCCGGACCCGATCTTCGTACGCGACGGCAGGCTGGCCACCTCCGCCGGAGTCACCGCCGGTATCGACCTCGCCCTCGCACTCGTCGAGGAGGACCACGGCAGGGACATCGCGCTCACCGTCGCCCGCCACCTGGTGGTCTTTCTGCGCAGACCCGGGAACCAGGCCCAGTTCAGCGTCCAGCTCACCGCCCAGACCGCCCGGCGCGAACCGCTGCGCGAGGTCCAGCACTGGATCACCGAGCACCCCGGCGACGATCTCTCCGTCGAGGCGCTCGCCGCCCGCGCCCGCCTCTCGCCCCGCCACTTCGCCCGCGCCTTCCAGGCAGAGACGGGCCTCACACCGGGCCGTTACGTCGACCGGGTACGCCTCGAACACGCCCGTCGGCTGCTGGAGGACACCACCGACGGCGTAACCGGCATCTCACGCGCCTGCGGCTACGGAACCCCGGAGGCCATGCGCCGCGCGTTCACCAAGGCCCTCGGCACGGCACCCGCCGAATACCGGCGACGCTTTTGGACCCAGCCCGCCATCGACTGA
- a CDS encoding DJ-1/PfpI family protein, with the protein MQIAIVLFDRFTSLDAVGPYEMLARTPGAETVFVAERTGPVRNDNGSLALVADKTFADVPAPDVVVVPGGPGQSDQMENEALLGWLRTADATSTWTTSVCTPSLLLAAAGLLKGRRATSHWLALDILKSFGTDATGERVVFDGKYVTAAGVSSGIDMGLTLLGRIANDEHAMAVQLLTEYDPQPPYDAGSPAKAPAALVEEFRGKSRFIPEQ; encoded by the coding sequence ATGCAGATCGCCATCGTCCTCTTCGACCGCTTCACCTCACTCGACGCCGTGGGCCCCTACGAAATGCTCGCCCGCACCCCCGGCGCCGAGACCGTGTTCGTCGCCGAACGGACCGGACCAGTGCGCAACGACAACGGCAGCCTCGCGCTCGTCGCCGACAAGACCTTCGCCGACGTGCCTGCACCGGATGTGGTGGTCGTCCCCGGTGGCCCCGGCCAGAGCGACCAGATGGAGAACGAGGCGCTGCTCGGCTGGCTGCGCACGGCCGACGCCACCAGCACCTGGACCACGTCCGTCTGCACCCCCTCGCTGCTGCTCGCCGCGGCCGGACTGCTGAAGGGCCGCCGAGCCACGTCGCACTGGCTCGCGCTGGACATTTTGAAGAGCTTCGGCACGGACGCGACCGGCGAACGCGTCGTCTTCGACGGCAAGTACGTCACGGCAGCAGGCGTCTCCTCCGGCATCGACATGGGGCTCACCCTGCTCGGCCGGATCGCGAACGACGAGCACGCCATGGCCGTACAGCTGCTGACCGAGTACGACCCGCAGCCGCCGTACGACGCGGGCTCACCGGCGAAGGCCCCGGCGGCACTGGTCGAGGAGTTCCGCGGCAAGAGCCGCTTCATCCCTGAGCAGTAG
- a CDS encoding Tex family protein gives MTTSIEGRIAEELGVRERQVKAAVELLDGGSTVPFIARYRKEATEMLDDAQLRTLEERLRYLRELEDRRTAILDSVREQGKLDEALEAQIRAADTKARLEDIYLPFKPKRRTKAQIAREAGLEPLADGLLGDPSVEPLAAAAAFVDADKGVADGAAALEGARAILTERFSEDADLIGELRERMWSRGRLAAKVRDGKEEAGAKFADYFDFAEPFTALPSHRVLAMLRGEKEDVLDLVMEPEEPSQTPGPSTYENMVARRFGVSDRGRPGDKWLGDTVRWAWRTRILVHLGIDLRLRLRTAAEDEAVRVFASNLRDLLLAAPAGTRATLGLDPGFRTGVKVAVVDATGKVVATDVIHPHVPANKWDQSLAKLEQLAKAHAVDLIAIGNGTASRETDKLAGELIDKHPELKLTKVMVSEAGASVYSASAFASQELPDMDVSLRGAVSIARRLQDPLAELVKIDPKSIGVGQYQHDLSEVKLSRSLDAVVEDCVNGVGVDVNTASAPLLSRVSGIGSGLAENIVAHRDANGPFRSRKALKDVARLGPKAYEQCAGFLRIRGDDPLDASSVHPEAYPVVRSMVKRTGSDVASLIGNTSVLRSLRADDFVDEKFGLPTVTDILKELEKPGRDPRPAFKTATFKEGVEKIGDLASGMVLEGVVTNVAAFGAFVDIGVHQDGLVHVSAMSRTFVKDPRDVVKPGDIVKVKVMDVDIPRKRISLTLRLDDEASAGGASQGGGPRRERGERGGQGGGQGGRPPRQRQGQGGQDRDRRGGGGGGGGSARPAPAAAPVNSAMADALRRAGLADPKQGGKRG, from the coding sequence GTGACGACGTCCATCGAAGGCAGGATCGCCGAGGAGCTCGGCGTACGCGAACGGCAGGTGAAGGCGGCCGTCGAGCTGCTCGACGGCGGGTCGACCGTGCCGTTCATCGCGCGCTACCGCAAGGAAGCGACCGAGATGCTCGACGATGCGCAGCTGCGCACGCTCGAGGAGCGGCTGCGGTATCTGCGGGAGCTGGAGGACCGTCGTACGGCGATCCTCGACTCGGTACGCGAACAGGGCAAGCTGGACGAGGCGCTGGAGGCGCAGATCCGGGCCGCCGACACCAAGGCGCGCCTTGAGGACATCTATCTGCCGTTCAAGCCCAAACGGCGCACGAAGGCTCAGATCGCCAGGGAGGCGGGGCTCGAACCGCTCGCCGACGGCCTGCTCGGCGACCCGTCGGTGGAACCGCTCGCCGCCGCAGCCGCCTTCGTCGACGCCGACAAGGGTGTCGCGGACGGTGCGGCCGCGCTGGAGGGGGCCCGCGCCATCCTCACCGAGCGGTTCTCGGAGGACGCCGATCTGATCGGTGAGCTGCGTGAGCGCATGTGGTCGCGCGGGCGGCTGGCCGCCAAGGTGCGGGACGGCAAGGAGGAGGCGGGGGCGAAGTTCGCCGACTACTTCGACTTCGCGGAGCCGTTCACCGCGCTGCCCTCGCACCGGGTGCTCGCGATGCTGCGGGGCGAGAAGGAGGACGTGCTCGACCTGGTCATGGAGCCGGAGGAGCCCTCCCAGACGCCCGGCCCTTCGACGTACGAGAACATGGTCGCCCGGCGCTTCGGGGTCAGCGACCGCGGCCGCCCCGGCGACAAGTGGCTCGGCGACACCGTGCGCTGGGCCTGGCGGACCCGGATCCTGGTGCACCTCGGTATCGATCTGCGGCTGCGGCTGCGTACGGCGGCGGAGGACGAGGCGGTACGCGTCTTCGCGTCGAACCTGCGCGATCTATTGCTTGCCGCGCCGGCCGGGACTCGGGCCACGCTGGGGCTCGACCCCGGTTTCCGCACGGGTGTGAAGGTCGCCGTCGTCGACGCGACCGGCAAGGTCGTCGCGACGGATGTCATCCACCCGCACGTCCCGGCGAACAAGTGGGACCAGTCGCTGGCCAAGCTGGAGCAGCTGGCGAAGGCCCACGCCGTCGACCTGATCGCGATCGGCAACGGTACGGCGTCCCGCGAGACCGACAAGCTCGCCGGTGAACTCATCGACAAGCACCCCGAGCTGAAGCTCACCAAGGTGATGGTGTCGGAGGCGGGCGCGTCGGTGTACTCGGCCTCGGCCTTCGCCTCGCAGGAGCTCCCCGACATGGATGTGTCGTTGCGCGGCGCCGTCTCGATCGCGCGGCGGCTGCAGGACCCCCTCGCAGAGCTGGTGAAGATCGACCCGAAGTCGATCGGTGTCGGCCAGTACCAGCACGACCTGTCCGAGGTGAAGCTGTCGCGCTCGCTGGACGCGGTCGTCGAGGACTGTGTGAACGGTGTCGGTGTCGACGTCAACACCGCGTCGGCGCCGCTGCTTTCACGGGTCTCGGGGATCGGCTCGGGGCTCGCCGAGAACATTGTCGCGCACCGTGATGCGAACGGGCCGTTCCGGTCCCGCAAGGCACTCAAGGACGTGGCGCGGCTGGGCCCGAAGGCGTACGAGCAGTGCGCGGGCTTCCTGCGCATCCGGGGGGACGATCCGCTGGACGCGTCGAGCGTGCACCCGGAGGCGTACCCGGTGGTCCGGTCGATGGTGAAGCGGACCGGCAGTGACGTCGCCTCGCTGATCGGTAACACGAGTGTGCTGCGGTCACTGCGGGCCGACGACTTCGTGGACGAGAAATTCGGTCTGCCGACCGTTACCGACATCCTGAAGGAGCTGGAGAAGCCGGGGCGTGACCCGCGCCCCGCGTTCAAGACGGCCACCTTCAAGGAGGGCGTCGAGAAGATCGGTGATCTGGCGTCGGGGATGGTGCTGGAGGGCGTCGTGACCAATGTCGCGGCGTTCGGTGCGTTCGTGGACATCGGTGTGCATCAGGACGGCCTGGTGCACGTGTCGGCGATGTCACGCACCTTCGTGAAGGATCCGCGGGACGTCGTGAAGCCGGGCGACATCGTGAAGGTCAAGGTCATGGATGTCGACATTCCGCGGAAGCGGATCTCGCTGACGCTGCGGCTGGACGACGAGGCGTCGGCGGGGGGCGCGTCCCAGGGCGGCGGGCCCAGGCGGGAGCGGGGCGAGCGAGGCGGCCAGGGTGGTGGCCAGGGTGGCCGGCCGCCGCGGCAGAGGCAGGGGCAGGGCGGTCAGGACCGTGACCGGCGCGGTGGCGGTGGCGGTGGCGGTGGCTCTGCCCGTCCGGCACCGGCGGCGGCGCCGGTGAACAGCGCGATGGCGGATGCGTTGCGGCGGGCCGGGCTGGCGGATCCGAAGCAGGGCGGTAAGAGGGGCTGA
- the galE gene encoding UDP-glucose 4-epimerase GalE, producing the protein MTWLITGGAGYIGAHVVRSMVGAGERVVVLDDLSTGVVERLPADVPLIRGSAADRALLDRVLAQYDVSGVVHLAAKKQVGESVGKPLLYYRENVAGLTVLLEAVVAAGVRRFLFSSSAAVYGVPDVELVTEDTPCVPINPYGETKLAGEWLVRATGRAHSLSTGCLRYFNVAGAAAPELSDTGVFNVIPMFFDRLTRGEAPRIFGDDYPTPDGTCIRDYIHVADLADAHLAVARRLAEQDAGDLTVNIGRGEGVSVRELADLVGEVSGRPEKPEIEARRPGDAAKAVASAVRMSEELGWTAQRGVREMVESAWQGWCLHHPEARGN; encoded by the coding sequence ATGACATGGCTCATCACAGGCGGAGCGGGATATATCGGTGCACATGTAGTGCGGTCCATGGTGGGTGCCGGTGAGCGGGTGGTCGTCCTCGACGACCTTTCGACCGGTGTCGTCGAGCGGCTCCCGGCAGATGTTCCGCTGATCCGGGGCTCGGCCGCCGACCGTGCGCTGCTCGACCGGGTGCTGGCTCAGTACGACGTGAGCGGTGTGGTGCATCTCGCAGCGAAGAAGCAGGTCGGCGAGTCCGTCGGGAAGCCGCTGCTGTACTACCGGGAGAACGTGGCCGGGCTGACCGTCCTCCTGGAGGCCGTCGTCGCCGCCGGTGTGCGGCGCTTCCTGTTCTCGTCCTCGGCCGCGGTGTACGGCGTACCGGATGTGGAACTCGTCACCGAGGACACTCCTTGTGTTCCGATCAATCCGTACGGTGAGACGAAGCTCGCCGGGGAGTGGCTGGTCCGGGCGACCGGGAGGGCACACTCCCTGTCCACCGGCTGTCTGCGCTACTTCAACGTGGCCGGAGCGGCCGCGCCGGAACTGTCGGACACCGGTGTCTTCAATGTGATTCCGATGTTCTTCGACCGACTGACCCGCGGCGAGGCCCCCCGGATCTTCGGTGACGACTATCCGACACCCGACGGCACCTGCATCCGCGACTACATCCATGTCGCGGACCTCGCCGACGCGCATCTCGCCGTCGCCCGGAGGCTGGCCGAGCAGGACGCCGGGGACCTGACTGTGAACATCGGCCGCGGCGAGGGCGTCTCGGTGCGTGAGCTCGCCGATCTGGTGGGCGAGGTCAGTGGCCGGCCGGAGAAGCCGGAGATCGAGGCGCGCCGCCCCGGCGATGCGGCAAAGGCCGTCGCGTCCGCCGTCCGGATGTCCGAGGAGCTCGGCTGGACGGCCCAGCGCGGGGTGCGCGAGATGGTCGAGTCGGCCTGGCAGGGCTGGTGCCTGCACCACCCCGAGGCGCGCGGCAACTGA